The segment TATCCTAAAATTGTGCCAGAAGTGATGGCATCTCTAGCAGAGCTTGTTCATCCTGATTTAACAGTTGAGGCTGTTGTTATTCGTTTGCAGCAGTTGCTTCATGATTTAGCTAACGAAGTACGTCCACAATCCTTTTATGATGAAGAACTAACATTGTACGGCTTTTATTTACAGCGTGTTTTTGAACGTAATGCTAAAATGCTGGAACGTAAATAATGGGCGAGTATTCGCTTTCGCAGTAAAAGGCGAGTATTGCTGTCGCTACGTTGCACTACGCTTTCGCAATAAAAAGAGCGAGTATTGCTGTCGCTACGTTGCACTACGCTTTCGCAATAAAAAGAGCGAGTATTGCTGTCGCTACGTTGCACTACGCTTTCGCAATAAAAAGAGCGAGTATTGCTGTCGCTACGTTGCACTACGCTTTCGCAATAAAAAGAGCGAGTATTGCTGTCGCTACGTTGCACTACGCTTTCGCAATAAAAAGAGCGATGCTGCTAATTTAGCGCATCGCCGTTTTCTTGTTGATAAACTGCATTGCTAGTGACAAGGTTACCGTTTTTCTCCATCTTAAAGACAGGTGCAACTCGTTCTTCCTCTTCATCTAATGTTACAAGTCGTCTAGCACGGTTCATAATTTGTACAAATTGCTCATAATCTTTGCGGATTGCTCGGTTTTCTTCTTCTAGTTTGGCAATGGTTTTCTCTAGTTTTTTATTTTTCTCGGACGTTACATGGACAAGCTGTCGCCATTTTGAAGATTCATTGCCTACTTCACCAGAATGCTGTAAACGTAATAAATAAGCTATTACAATATCAAGTGAAAGCGCAGAAAGAGGAATGGATTTACCCTCTGCAGCACTGCTATTG is part of the Lysinibacillus sp. FSL K6-0232 genome and harbors:
- a CDS encoding RsfA family transcriptional regulator; amino-acid sequence: MSKVRQDAWLKENDELLAEAVIRHVTEGSTQLNAFEEAGDALNRTAAACGFRWNAVVRKEYEEQLAQAKKERKERMRVLGTPTRRRASNMFTVNSSAAEGKSIPLSALSLDIVIAYLLRLQHSGEVGNESSKWRQLVHVTSEKNKKLEKTIAKLEEENRAIRKDYEQFVQIMNRARRLVTLDEEEERVAPVFKMEKNGNLVTSNAVYQQENGDALN